From a region of the Lactuca sativa cultivar Salinas chromosome 4, Lsat_Salinas_v11, whole genome shotgun sequence genome:
- the LOC111882394 gene encoding protein CELLULOSE SYNTHASE INTERACTIVE 3 isoform X1 — protein sequence MSKYPFLDPPENAAPGNRTSNGSTKTDEAESTMSMVAQFLEQLHGNMSSSHEKEVITTRLLAIAEARKEARGIIGSHSQAMPLFISILRNGNPLAKLNVAATLTALCKDEDLRLKVLLGGCIPPLLSLLKSESTEAKKAAAEAIYEVSSGGLSEDHVGMKIFVTEGVVPTLWEQLTSKNRQDKVVVGFVTGALRNLCGDKDGYWRVTLEAGGVDIIVGLLSSNNAAIQSNAASLLARLMLAFNNSMQKIMDSGAIEALLGLLNQKNDVPVRCSAADALEALSSRSAKAKEAIVDANGVAILIGAVVAPSKECMQGEGGQILQGHATRALANICGGMSALILHLGELAQSTSVADIIGALAYTLMIFQPNLEDEPLDATKIENILVALLKPRVNNFILEAMASLYGNDCLSTSLNQSEAKKVLIGLITMASSDVQQYLITSLISLCCDEVDIWEAIRKREGIQLLISFLGLSSEEHQEYAVWLLALLTDQIDDSKWAITAAGGIPPLVHLLETGSDKAREDAAYVLWNLCCHSEDICACVESAEAIPAFLWFLKTGGTKGQEASGKALRKLIRKADPATINQLLALLWGDTPKSKAHIIEVLGHVLTMASHYELVQKGSDAYKGLRSLVQILNSSNEETQEHAASVLADLFSIRQDICDSLATDEVVHPCMKLLTSNTQIIATQSARALGALSKNKMSYIAEGDVKPLIKLAKTSSSIDAAETAVSALANLLSDSQIASEALGEDVVSALTRVLGEGSLKGKKDASRALLQLLKHFPLSDVLTNSGEFQFAVLAVVDSMNDGTDAAEALEVVSLLAKTKQNVNTTYSPWSALAEVISRLQPLVCFLAEGPASVQDKAIEVLSRLCGEKPVVVGDLLVSNLRAIGALGNRILKSTSLEVRVGGISLLICGLKEHRMETMEALDASGYLKSVVYALVDIIKQSSGCYPLEVDVRTPRGLANRTGFHDGGEFDVLDPGALLGGTAGLWLLSILSSCGEENRRIVVEAGVLEVLLDKLEKYTLNSQAEFEDNEGIWISALLLSILFQDENVVSSSLTIRIIPFLANLVKSDEILDKFFSAQAMASLVCNRNIKVNLAIANSGAVAGLTTLIGYIEANMSDLFAISDEFSLSRNPDQIVLNNLFGIEEVRNGLTGSKTIPLLVDLLRPMPDRPCAPPFAVSLLTSIADGNDANKLLIAEAGALDALTKYLSLSPQDSTESAICELLRVLYSNPDLLRYKSAVYSLNQLIAVLRLGSRCTRLNAVRALNQLFNANDLRESESALHVIQPLIDMLNAASESEQEAALLALMKLISNDTTKAATVVDFKGNPLESLCRILSSSCRIGVKTHAAAFCSVLFGNSVIRALPVACTFIEPLILLMQSDDDSAVESGVCAFEKLLDDEQAVSVAADYDVIDLLVGLISGSNDALIEASISALIKLGKDQTLRKLDMVNSGVIDNCLALLPTASSGLCSSISELFRILTNSSAISKSASAAKIVEPLFMVLNRPDFSLWGQHSALQALVNVLEKPQSLVNHKITPSQVIQPLISYIQSPSQAIQQLGTELLSHLLAQEHFQQDITTQNAVVPLVQLAGIGILSLQQTAIKALESISVTWPNAVADAGGIFELAKVIIQDDPQPSHELWESAAIVLSNVLHFDSDYYFRVPLIVLVKMLNSNVESTISVALDALIVQEKSDESSATLMTEAGAIDALLDLLRSHQCEEASGRLLEALFNHVKVRAMKLCKHAIGPLAQYLLDPQTRSVPGKLLAVLALGDLAQHEGLARVGDSVSACQALVGLLEDQSTDEMKLVTICALQNFVMYSRTNRRAVAEAGGILIIQELLLSPNLEVAGQASLLIKFLFSNHTLQEYVSNELIRSLTGALDRELWATATINEEVLKTIHVIFSNFRKLHVSEAATLCIPHLLTALKSGNEAAQDAVLNTLCLLKRSWAVMPMETSKSQLMIASEAIPILQMMIKSCPPEFHERAESLLNCLPGCLTITVKRATNLKRVIGGTNAFCRLKIGQGPSHQTKVVSRNTSPEWKEGFTWAFDVPPKGQKLHIQCLSKNTFGKTTLGEVTIQIDKVVSDGVYSGVFSLRHGHSSSNKEGSSSSRTLEIEITWSNKTSDDNITDEGPVL from the exons ATGTCaaaatatcccttccttgatccaCCAGAGAATGCTGCACCTGGAAATAG GACATCAAATGGAAGCACCAAAACGGATGAGGCTGAAAGTACAATGTCCATGGTTGCTCAATTTCTTGAGCAGCTTCATGGAAACATGTCATCATCGCATGAAAAAGAAGTTATTACAACACGATTGCTTGCCATTGCTGAAGCAAGAAAGGAAGCACGAGGTATCATCGGTTCACATTCTCAAGCAATGCCATTGTTCATATCCATCCTTAGAAACGGTAACCCATTGGCAAAACTAAATGTTGCTGCAACATTGACTGCTCTGTGTAAAGATGAAGACTTAAGATTAAAGGTTCTTCTAGGTGGATGCATTCCACCACTTCTGTCACTACTGAAATCAGAGTCAACCGAAGCCAAAAAGGCAGCAGCTGAAGCCATCTATGAAGTTTCTTCAGGTGGGCTTTCAGAGGACCATGTAGGTATGAAGATATTTGTTACAGAAGGTGTAGTTCCAACTCTGTGGGAACAGCTAACTTCCAAGAACAGACAGGACAAAGTGGTTGTAGGGTTTGTCACTGGGGCTCTCAGAAACCTTTGTGGTGACAAAGATGGATACTGGAGAGTTACTCTTGAGGCTGGTGGAGTAGATATTATTGTTGGGCTGCtttcttccaacaatgctgctatTCAGTCCAATGCTGCTTCTCTTTTGGCTCGTTTGATGCTCGCTTTCAACAATAGCATGCAAAAAATCATGGATTCTGGAGCAATTGAGGCTTTACTTGGACTCTTGAATCAGAAAAATGATGTCCCTGTTAGGTGTAGTGCTGCGGATGCTCTGGAGGCTCTTTCATCAAGGTCAGCCAAAGCAAAGGAAGCTATTGTTGATGCCAATGGTGTTGCCATTCTCATTGGTGCTGTGGTTGCTCCATCCAAGGAGTGTATGCAGGGAGAAGGAGGCCAAATACTTCAGGGACATGCAACACGTGCATTGGCTAACATATGTGGTGGAATGTCTGCTCTTATCCTACATCTAGGAGAGCTTGCTCAGTCTACATCTGTTGCTGATATAATCGGAGCACTTGCTTACACACTAATGATCTTTCAACCAAATCTTGAAGACGAACCACTTGATGCAACGAAAATAGAAAACATTTTAGTTGCACTTTTGAAACCCCGGGTAAATAATTTTATACTTGAGGCAATGGCCAGTTTGTATGGCAATGATTGCCTCTCAACAAGTCTTAACCAATCAGAAGCCAAGAAGGTGTTGATCGGGCTTATAACAATGGCATCATCAGATGTGCAACAGTATCTGATAACCTCTCTGATAAGTTTATGCTGTGATGAGGTGGACATCTGGGAAGCCATCAGAAAGAGAGAGGGAATCCAGTTACTTATATCTTTTCTAGGCTTATCAAGTGAAGAACATCAAGAGTATGCTGTTTGGCTGCTTGCACTCTTGACAGATCAAATAGACGACAGCAAGTGGGCAATTACTGCTGCTGGTGGTATTCCGCCACTTGTACATTTACTAGAAACTGGATCCGATAAAGCGAGGGAGGATGCAGCTTATGTTCTGTGGAACTTATGCTGTCACAGTGAGGATATCTGTGCATGTGTTGAAAGTGCTGAAGCTATTCCTGCTTTCCTATGGTTCTTGAAAACTGGTGGAACAAAGGGACAAGAAGCCTCAGGGAAGGCACTAAGAAAGCTTATACGCAAGGCAGATCCTGCGACTATTAATCAGCTACTAGCTCTGCTTTGGGGGGACACCCCAAAATCAAAAGCCCACATAATTGAAGTACTAGGTCATGTGCTTACCATGGCATCACATTATGAGCTTGTTCAAAAAGGATCAGATGCTTATAAAGGGTTGAGATCGCTTGTTCAGATTCTTAATTCTTCAAATGAGGAAACACAGGAACATGCAGCTTCTGTCTTGGCTGACCTCTTCAGCATTCGTCAAGATATATGTGATAGTCTTGCAACTGATGAGGTCGTGCATCCTTGCATGAAGCTTTTAACAAGCAACACTCAAATTATTGCCACTCAATCAGCTCGGGCCTTGGGTGCTTTGTCCAAGAACAAAATGTCTTATATTGCAGAAGGGGATGTGAAGCCTCTGATCAAATTAGCCAAAACATCATCTTCCATTGATGCTGCAGAGACTGCTGTATCTGCATTAGCAAATCTTTTGTCTGATTCACAGATTGCTTCAGAGGCATTGGGAGAAGATGTTGTATCTGCTTTGACAAGAGTGTTGGGAGAAGGAAGTTTGAAAGGTAAGAAAGATGCATCGCGTGCACTTCTTCAATTACTTAAACATTTCCCATTAAGCGATGTTCTCACAAACAGTGGTGAATTCCAATTTGCGGTTCTTGCTGTTGTTGATTCCATGAATGATGGGACTGATGCAGCCGAAGCTTTAGAAGTAGTTTCTTTATTGGCTAAAACAAAGCAAAATGTTAACACAACTTACTCCCCATGGTCTGCCCTTGCTGAAGTTATCTCAAGGTTACAACCTCTTGTGTGTTTTCTAGCTGAGGGGCCCGCTTCTGTGCAAGACAAGGCAATTGAAGTTCTATCCAGGCTTTGTGGAGAGAAACCTGTTGTTGTAGGTGACTTGTTGGTGTCAAATTTGAGAGCAATAGGTGCATTGGGTAACAGGATACTGAAATCTACCAGTCTAGAAGTGAGAGTTGGGGGAATTTCACTGCTCATTTGTGGTTTGAAGGAGCACAGAATGGAAACCATGGAAGCACTTGATGCTTCAGGGTACTTAAAATCTGTTGTGTATGCATTGGTAGATATCATAAAACAAAGTTCGGGTTGTTACCCTCTTGAAGTTGATGTTAGAACTCCAAGGGGTTTGGCTAACAGAACTGGCTTCCATGATGGAGGTGAGTTTGATGTGCTTGATCCTGGTGCTCTATTGGGAGGTACAGCTGGCCTGTGGTTGTTATCAATTCTTTCTTCATGTGGTGAGGAAAACAGGCGTATTGTAGTGGAAGCTGGGGTGCTTGAAGTTCTCTTAGACAAGCTAGAGAAATATACTTTAAATTCACAG GCAGAGTTTGAGGACAATGAGGGCATATGGATAAGTGCTTTGCTATTGTCAATATTGTTTCAAGATGAAAATGTGGTGTCATCATCTTTAACCATACGCATCATTCCATTTTTAGCAAATCTTGTCAAGTCAGATGAAATTCTTGACAAGTTCTTCTCTGCTCAAGCCATGGCTAGTCTTGTATGTAATCGAAATATCAAAGTAAATCTTGCAATTGCAAATTCAGGTGCAGTTGCTGGCTTAACAACACTGATTGGTTACATAGAAGCAAACATGTCAGACCTTTTTGCTATATCTGACGAATTCTCATTGTCCCGTAACCCTGATCAAATTGTTTTGAATAATCTTTTTGGAATTGAAGAAGTCAGAAACGGGTTAACAGGTTCCAAAACTATTCCTCTATTGGTGGATCTTTTGAGACCAATGCCAGATAGACCATGTGCCCCTCCTTTTGCTGTTTCCCTTTTGACCTCCATTGCAGATGGAAATGATGCAAACAAACTTCTCATTGCTGAAGCTGGAGCACTTGATGCTTTAACAAAGTATTTATCTTTGAGCCCTCAAGATTCAACCGAGTCTGCCATTTGTGAACTTCTGAGAGTACTTTACAGCAATCCTGATCTTCTTCGTTACAAATCAGCCGTTTATTCGTTAAATCAACTGATAGCTGTTCTTCGTTTGGGATCAAGATGTACTAGATTAAATGCTGTTAGAGCTCTCAATCAGTTATTTAATGCTAATGATTTAAGAGAATCTGAATCGGCTCTTCATGTGATTCAGCCATTGATTGATATGCTGAATGCAGCATCTGAAAGCGAGCAAGAAGCTGCTCTTCTCGCTTTGATGAAGTTGATTTCAAACGACACTACAAAAGCAGCTACAGTTGTTGATTTTAAAGGAAACCCCCTCGAGAGTTTATGTAGAATTTTATCTTCCAGTTGTAGAATAGGAGTAAAAACCCATGCTGCAGCTTTCTGTTCTGTGCTTTTCGGTAATTCAGTAATTCGGGCATTACCAGTTGCCTGTACATTCATCGAGCCTCTCATACTCTTAATGCAATCTGATGATGATTCAGCAGTGGAGTCTGGTGTTTGTGCTTTTGAGAAACTGTTAGATGATGAACAAGCAGTGAGTGTTGCAGCAGATTATGATGTCATCGATCTTCTTGTCGGTTTGATTTCTGGATCAAATGATGCTCTCATCGAGGCCAGTATTTCAGCACTTATTAAGCTTGGAAAAGACCAGACTTTAAGAAAGTTAGATATGGTAAACTCCGGGGTCATTGATAATTGTCTTGCTTTACTCCCAACTGCCTCAAGTGGTTTATGTTCCTCAATCTCTGAACTTTTCAGAATCTTGACAAACAGCAGTGCGATTTCAAAAAGCGCATCTGCTGCTAAAATTGTGGAACCCCTTTTCATGGTTTTAAATCGACCTGATTTTAGTCTGTGGGGACAACACAGTGCTCTTCAAGCACTTGTTAATGTATTGGAGAAACCACAAAGCCTTGTGAATCATAAAATCACTCCTAGTCAAGTAATCCAGCCCTTAATTTCATACATTCAATCACCATCTCAAGCCATCCAACAACTCGGCACCGAGTTGCTGTCTCATTTGCTTGCACAAGAGCACTTTCAACAAGACATCACAACACAAAATGCAGTTGTCCCACTCGTTCAGCTTGCAGGAATTGGAATCTTGAGTTTACAGCAAACCGCGATAAAAGCATTGGAAAGCATTTCAGTGACATGGCCAAATGCGGTTGCTGATGCTGGCGGGATTTTTGAGCTTGCAAAAGTTATTATACAAGATGATCCTCAACCATCTCATGAGTTATGGGAATCGGCTGCGATTGTTCTCTCAAATGTTTTGCACTTTGATTCTGACTACTACTTCAGAGTTCCTTTAATTGTTCTTGTGAAGATGTTGAACTCAAATGTAGAGTCCACCATTTCTGTTGCTCTTGATGCGTTGATTGTTCAAGAAAAGTCAGACGAATCAAGCGCGACATTGATGACTGAAGCTGGTGCCATTGATGCTTTACTTGACTTACTAAGATCTCACCAGTGTGAGGAAGCTTCCGGAAGATTACTTGAAGCTTTGTTTAACCATGTGAAGGTACGCGCAATGAAGCTTTGTAAACATGCGATAGGACCTTTAGCACAGTATCTGTTGGACCCGCAAACTAGATCGGTGCCAGGTAAGCTTCTTGCGGTTCTTGCTCTTGGTGACCTGGCACAGCATGAGGGACTAGCGCGTGTTGGTGATTCTGTTTCTGCGTGTCAGGCGTTGGTGGGGTTGCTTGAAGATCAATCCACTGATGAGATGAAGTTGGTGACGATTTGTGCGTTACAGAATTTTGTTATGTATAGTAGAACTAATAGACGAGCTGTTGCTGAAGCTGGTGGGATTTTAATTATTCAAGAATTATTGTTGTCTCCTAATTTAGAGGTTGCTGGACAGGCGTCATTGCTCATCAAGTTTTTAttttcaaatcacacccttcaAGAATATGTATCAAACGAGCTTATTCGGTCTTTAACAG GTGCTTTAGATAGAGAATTATGGGCAACAGCAACTATAAACGAAGAGGTTCTGAAGACAATCCACGTCATCTTCTCAAACTTCCGGAAACTTCATGTTTCAGAAGCTGCGACTCTGTGTATCCCTCATTTACTAACAGCTCTTAAATCGGGCAACGAGGCTGCTCAGGATGCTGTTTTAAATACATTATGTCTGTTGAAACGTTCATGGGCAGTTATGCCTATGGAGACATCAAAATCCCAATTAATGATTGCATCAGAAGCTATTCCCATCCTCCAAATGATGATTAAAAGCTGCCCCCCTGAATTCCATGAAAGAGCAGAGAGCTTGTTGAATTGTTTACCCGGTTGTTTGACCATTACGGTCAAACGTGCTACCAACTTAAAACGTGTCATCGGAGGCACAAATGCTTTCTGTAGACTCAAAATAGGTCAAGGCCCTTCCCACCAAACAAAG GTTGTGAGTCGCAACACATCTCCGGAATGGAAAGAAGGGTTTACATGGGCTTTTGATGTCCCTCCAAAAGGACAGAAGTTACACATCCAATGCCTTAGCAAAAATACTTTTGGGAAg